Proteins co-encoded in one Bactrocera dorsalis isolate Fly_Bdor unplaced genomic scaffold, ASM2337382v1 BdCtg140, whole genome shotgun sequence genomic window:
- the LOC125780158 gene encoding transcriptional regulator ovo-like, translated as MKQYTICSNETKALQRIQYYILSSLTLKLPPSLPDTNTASCARGEVFGKLDYTADNNGPWEKNPAVAVSAAGSAGSGGHGSGSATTLASGGTTTTTTVTPITTVAGIKPLQQQLQQQLMHQLQQRQLQQHHQHHQHVQGAAGAGAGTASGIGSAGGNNSTAGGGGHSHLHATHSHPHQHAHAHTHTHAHQHVHHQGAGVALLQQQQQQQQKQLQHQHSHPPLAPHAHPPLQHHVSLGGAGSHRYQSMVAAVVQQQQMQQQHQQQQQQATQQQAQQQQQQQQQQHHHHRQHSTPQHHRSASQHSATTIRRRTLSHVSRSYSASAAAAAVAAAAAAASSNAKNSGGGGGSGASIQVATSVERSRCRSPMMLCHSHSDGEFPMYKGKYNNS; from the coding sequence ACAAATACCGCTAGCTGCGCGAGAGGCGAAGTATTTGGCAAACTGGATTATACCGCAGATAATAACGGGCCATGGGAGAAGAATCCGGCTGTCGCTGTGAGTGCTGCTGGCAGTGCCGGCAGCGGCGGTCACGGTTCCGGCAGCGCGACGACACTGGCCAGCGGTggcaccacaacaacaaccaccgtAACGCCAATCACCACAGTCGCTGGCATTAAGCCGCTGCAAcagcaattgcaacaacaactgatgCATCAGTTGCAACAACGGCAGCTGCAGCAGCACCATCAACACCACCAACATGTACAGGGCGCGGCTGGCGCTGGCGCCGGCACCGCCAGTGGCATAGGCTCGGCTGGTGGCAACAATTCGACTGCGGGCGGCGGTGGGCACTCGCATTTGCATGCCACCCATTCGCACCCGCATCAACACGCCCACGCGCACACCCATACACACGCACATCAGCATGTGCATCACCAAGGCGCTGGCGTTGCACTgctacagcaacagcagcaacaacaacagaagcaATTGCAACATCAGCACTCGCATCCACCGTTGGCGCCACACGCACATCCGCCGTTGCAGCATCACGTCTCGCTGGGCGGTGCCGGCAGTCATCGCTATCAGTCCATGGTGGCGGCTGTGGTGCAACAGcagcaaatgcaacaacaacaccaacagcagcagcaacaggcCACGCAGCAGCAagcacagcagcaacagcagcaacaacaacagcagcaccaTCACCATCGCCAGCATTCCACGCCGCAACATCACCGCTCGGCATCGCAACACTCCGCCACTACCATAAGGCGCCGCACACTCTCGCACGTTTCACGCTCTTATTCGGCGTCCGCGGCCGCCGCAGctgtagcagcagcagcagctgccgCCTCATCCAATGCGAAGAACTCTGGCGGCGGTGGCGGTAGTGGTGCCAGCATACAGGTCGCCACGAGTGTGGAACGCTCTCGTTGCCGTTCACCAATGATGCTGTGCCACAGCCACAGCGACGGCGAGTTTCCCATGTACAAAGGTAAGTACAACAACAGCTAA